Proteins from one Bradyrhizobium roseum genomic window:
- a CDS encoding DUF2336 domain-containing protein produces the protein MINEIQDHTTSGSIKKQLRALTRISDLFAAGSSHYSEQQIELFGEVFKTLVAVIELKTRIKLARHLATSPDAPAALVRAFAFDEAIAVAAPVLSQSMVLSEADLAVSAGIQSQGHLYAIAQRQTISEPITEILIHRGEPRVVHAVAGNSGARISDDSFCELVARSAADAELALRVGVRHDIPRHQFLKLLETASASVCSKIVSANPQFADAVQDAVTGVVDDINLQVRDRSVGHAKARRKVKLLTRSHQLRETNVHAAARAQNFEQMVMALSILAGCPIEMVERAVLHENPGVALVLAKAAGCSWATAKLILLIEAADRRMSGKDLDRARESFERLETRTAKRVLEFYDTRRSTRAGASIPVVSALSAEQTALTG, from the coding sequence TTGATCAACGAAATTCAGGACCATACGACCTCCGGGTCGATCAAGAAGCAGCTAAGGGCGCTGACGCGCATTTCCGATCTGTTCGCGGCCGGGTCCAGCCATTACTCCGAGCAACAGATCGAACTATTCGGCGAAGTGTTCAAAACGCTCGTTGCCGTGATTGAACTGAAGACCCGAATCAAGCTCGCCCGCCATCTTGCGACCAGTCCGGATGCACCGGCGGCGCTGGTTCGCGCATTTGCTTTCGACGAAGCCATCGCTGTGGCCGCTCCGGTTCTCAGTCAGTCGATGGTCCTCAGCGAGGCCGATCTTGCCGTCAGCGCCGGAATCCAGAGCCAGGGTCATCTTTACGCGATCGCCCAACGTCAAACGATCAGCGAACCCATCACCGAAATATTGATCCACCGCGGAGAGCCCAGGGTCGTCCATGCCGTCGCCGGGAATTCCGGCGCCCGAATTTCAGACGACAGTTTTTGCGAACTCGTCGCGCGCTCTGCCGCGGACGCCGAGCTCGCGCTCCGCGTCGGAGTGCGGCATGATATTCCGCGGCATCAGTTCCTGAAATTGCTCGAAACAGCCTCCGCTTCCGTATGCAGCAAGATCGTCTCGGCAAATCCTCAATTTGCCGATGCCGTGCAGGACGCGGTGACGGGTGTGGTCGACGATATCAACCTGCAGGTTCGTGATCGTTCGGTTGGTCATGCCAAGGCGAGGCGAAAGGTCAAGCTGCTCACACGGTCGCACCAGCTCAGGGAAACCAATGTCCACGCGGCGGCTCGCGCGCAAAACTTCGAGCAGATGGTGATGGCGTTGTCGATTCTTGCAGGCTGTCCCATCGAGATGGTCGAACGGGCGGTGCTCCATGAGAATCCCGGCGTCGCGCTGGTTCTCGCAAAAGCCGCCGGTTGTTCCTGGGCAACGGCCAAACTTATTCTGCTGATCGAGGCCGCGGACCGCAGGATGTCCGGCAAGGACCTGGATCGCGCGCGCGAAAGCTTCGAGCGACTCGAAACCCGAACGGCAAAGCGCGTGCTCGAGTTTTATGATACACGCCGAAGTACGCGCGCCGGCGCGAGCATTCCGGTCGTTTCGGCACTATCCGCGGAGCAGACCGCACTGACAGGGTAG
- a CDS encoding peptide ABC transporter substrate-binding protein, producing the protein MEEQQLRDLIADVKTGQLSRRDFVQRMISVGLSAPIAGMMLSQSGIAMAAPALTYKPTKAGGGGVLKLMYWQAVTLLNPHFAVGTKDQEGARIFYEPLAGWDGDGNLVPILAAEVPSKQNGGLAEDGRSVIWKLKRGVKWHDGMPFTADDVVFNWEYARTPETAAVSIANYRDIVVEKIDDFTVHLKFAKPTPFWADAFVGNFGMIIPKHLFKDYVGAKSREAPANLKPVGTGPYMFVDFKPGDMLRAKINPNYHVANRPHFDEVEVKGGGDAVSAARAVLQSGEYDYAWNMQVEDELLLKMEALGKGRINITPSGNVEFMQLNSTDPAVEVDGERASIKTKHPLFSDPAVRQAINLLIDRVSIEKFIYGRTALATANFLNNPEKFRSKNTKFEFNIEKANQILEAAGWKKGGDGIRTKDGKPLKFVFQTSINAPRQKTQAIVKQACQKAGIDVELKSVVGSVFFSSDPANPDTYPHFYCDAQMYNTTMPQADPQFFMNQYVSWQVANKDNKWQGRNVSRWQNKEYDEIYKQVEQELDAVKRAALFIKLNDLVVSDHYIQPIISRTRVAALGGKLTAHISGWDNDLWQIASWYRET; encoded by the coding sequence ATGGAAGAGCAGCAACTTCGCGACCTGATTGCAGACGTCAAGACCGGCCAGCTGTCGCGGCGCGACTTCGTTCAACGAATGATTTCGGTAGGCCTGTCAGCACCGATCGCCGGGATGATGCTGAGCCAGTCCGGCATCGCGATGGCCGCGCCCGCGCTGACCTACAAGCCGACCAAGGCCGGCGGCGGCGGCGTTTTGAAGCTGATGTACTGGCAGGCCGTGACGCTGCTCAATCCGCATTTCGCCGTCGGCACCAAGGACCAGGAGGGCGCCCGGATCTTTTACGAGCCGCTGGCGGGATGGGATGGCGACGGCAATCTGGTGCCGATCCTCGCCGCCGAAGTTCCGAGCAAGCAAAATGGCGGATTGGCCGAGGACGGCCGCTCGGTGATCTGGAAGCTGAAGCGCGGCGTCAAATGGCACGACGGCATGCCGTTTACGGCGGACGATGTCGTCTTCAACTGGGAATATGCCAGGACGCCGGAGACCGCGGCCGTCTCCATCGCCAATTACCGGGACATCGTGGTCGAGAAGATCGACGACTTCACGGTGCATCTCAAATTTGCCAAGCCGACGCCGTTCTGGGCCGATGCCTTTGTCGGCAATTTCGGCATGATCATCCCAAAACACCTGTTCAAGGATTATGTCGGCGCCAAATCGCGCGAGGCGCCGGCCAATCTGAAGCCGGTCGGCACCGGCCCCTATATGTTTGTGGACTTCAAGCCGGGCGACATGCTCCGCGCCAAGATCAATCCGAACTACCACGTGGCCAACCGGCCGCATTTCGACGAGGTGGAGGTCAAGGGCGGCGGCGACGCGGTGTCCGCGGCGCGCGCGGTGCTGCAGTCCGGCGAATACGATTATGCCTGGAATATGCAGGTCGAGGACGAGCTCCTGCTGAAGATGGAAGCCCTCGGCAAGGGCAGGATCAACATCACGCCGTCGGGCAATGTCGAATTCATGCAGCTCAACTCGACCGATCCCGCCGTCGAGGTCGACGGAGAGCGCGCCAGCATCAAGACCAAACACCCGCTGTTCAGCGATCCGGCGGTGCGCCAGGCAATCAATCTACTCATCGATCGCGTGTCGATCGAGAAGTTCATCTATGGCCGCACGGCGCTGGCGACAGCGAACTTTCTCAACAACCCGGAAAAATTCCGCTCGAAGAACACCAAATTCGAATTCAACATCGAGAAAGCGAACCAGATCCTCGAGGCCGCGGGCTGGAAGAAGGGCGGCGACGGCATTCGCACCAAGGACGGCAAGCCGCTGAAGTTCGTATTCCAGACCTCGATCAACGCGCCCCGGCAGAAGACCCAGGCGATCGTCAAGCAGGCGTGCCAGAAGGCGGGCATCGATGTCGAACTGAAGTCGGTGGTGGGTTCGGTGTTCTTTTCCTCCGACCCCGCCAATCCCGATACCTACCCGCATTTCTATTGCGATGCGCAGATGTACAACACCACGATGCCGCAGGCCGACCCGCAGTTCTTCATGAACCAATATGTGTCGTGGCAGGTGGCTAACAAGGACAACAAATGGCAGGGCCGCAACGTCTCGCGCTGGCAAAACAAGGAATATGACGAGATCTACAAACAGGTCGAGCAGGAGCTCGACGCGGTCAAGCGCGCCGCGCTGTTCATCAAGCTCAACGACCTCGTCGTGTCGGATCATTACATCCAGCCGATCATCTCCCGCACCCGCGTCGCCGCCCTCGGCGGCAAACTGACCGCGCATATCTCGGGCTGGGACAACGATCTGTGGCAGATTGCGAGCTGGTACCGTGAGACGTGA
- a CDS encoding Kelch repeat-containing protein gives MSSTSGMPRLNRRAFVAAAAGAAVCAPALAQHSGHGTPLPEATPAADPFVRLQGGTPHHLTAEQIEQRKVDSPAPKGPQGRWAPKAALPLPRSEMAWATAWAGRMHIVGGYGEGRVDRAYHHVYDPKDDRWFNAAPLPRGANHVAVVADAGRVYALGGFIEQNRNPDPNAYFYDVATDKWTVIAPLPRSRGAAAAVALDGKIHLIGGAGAPTNERASVGWHEVYDPQTDKWEIRKALPAARDHAGAVVHNGIIHIIGGRFNTFEYNTDLHHVYLPASDTWKERAPLPTPRSGHGLVLYRDRLFAMGGEYGVADKGQITQGVVFGQMESYDLQTNTWQSHAPMTTPRHAVGATTIGDAIYVAGGGAVTGGSVQSSVHEAFTLAT, from the coding sequence ATGTCTTCGACATCCGGTATGCCGCGTCTCAACAGGAGAGCTTTTGTTGCCGCCGCTGCCGGCGCGGCAGTCTGCGCACCGGCACTGGCCCAGCACTCGGGCCATGGCACGCCCTTGCCCGAAGCAACACCCGCAGCCGACCCGTTCGTCCGGCTTCAGGGCGGCACGCCGCATCACCTGACGGCCGAGCAGATCGAGCAGCGGAAGGTCGACAGCCCGGCGCCCAAGGGCCCGCAGGGACGCTGGGCGCCGAAGGCGGCGCTACCCCTGCCGCGCAGCGAGATGGCATGGGCCACCGCGTGGGCGGGACGCATGCATATCGTCGGCGGCTATGGCGAGGGGCGCGTCGACCGCGCCTATCACCATGTCTACGATCCCAAGGACGACCGCTGGTTCAACGCCGCGCCCTTGCCGCGCGGTGCCAACCATGTCGCAGTCGTGGCCGATGCAGGACGGGTCTATGCGCTCGGCGGCTTCATCGAGCAGAACCGCAATCCGGATCCGAATGCGTACTTCTATGATGTCGCAACCGACAAGTGGACGGTCATTGCGCCGTTGCCGCGCTCGCGCGGCGCGGCCGCGGCCGTCGCGCTGGACGGCAAGATCCATCTGATCGGCGGCGCCGGCGCGCCGACCAACGAACGCGCCAGCGTTGGCTGGCACGAGGTCTACGATCCGCAAACCGACAAATGGGAAATCCGAAAAGCGCTTCCCGCCGCGCGCGACCACGCCGGCGCGGTCGTCCATAACGGCATCATCCATATCATCGGCGGCCGGTTCAATACCTTCGAATACAACACCGATCTTCACCACGTGTACCTGCCCGCATCTGATACGTGGAAAGAGCGCGCGCCGCTGCCGACGCCGCGCTCGGGCCACGGCCTCGTGCTCTACCGCGACCGCTTGTTCGCGATGGGCGGCGAATACGGTGTGGCTGACAAGGGCCAGATCACGCAGGGCGTCGTTTTCGGGCAGATGGAAAGTTACGATCTGCAGACCAACACCTGGCAGTCCCATGCGCCGATGACCACGCCGCGTCACGCGGTGGGCGCGACCACCATCGGCGACGCCATCTACGTCGCCGGCGGCGGCGCTGTGACGGGCGGCTCGGTGCAGTCGTCGGTGCACGAGGCATTCACGCTGGCCACGTGA
- a CDS encoding molybdate ABC transporter substrate-binding protein, which produces MAMRLSVALAALTMMMAPATAEETVLLHAAGSLRAALSDVAKSFEAAGGGKVQAKFGASGLLKDEIAGGAKAEVFASANMEHPQALAAGKRSGPVVLFARNRLCALARPGFELTPAALLDRMLDPQTKLGTSTPKADPSGDYAWEVFRKAETLRAGSSAALEKKALQLAGGPTSPPAPQGRSIYGELIAQGAADIFLTYCTSALAAQRENPAQQIVQLPDALAVGADYGLTVMNDASVAAYQFGMFILSAEGQRTLAKYGFAAPVLPQ; this is translated from the coding sequence ATGGCGATGCGGCTTTCGGTAGCTCTCGCGGCTCTCACGATGATGATGGCGCCTGCGACGGCAGAGGAAACGGTTTTGCTGCACGCCGCCGGCAGCCTGCGTGCCGCGCTGTCGGATGTGGCAAAATCGTTCGAGGCCGCAGGCGGCGGCAAGGTGCAGGCGAAATTCGGCGCATCCGGCCTGTTGAAGGACGAGATCGCCGGCGGTGCGAAGGCGGAGGTGTTTGCCTCCGCCAATATGGAGCATCCGCAGGCGCTGGCCGCAGGCAAGCGCAGCGGCCCTGTCGTGCTGTTCGCGCGCAACCGGCTGTGCGCATTGGCGCGGCCCGGTTTCGAGCTCACGCCGGCCGCATTGCTCGATCGCATGCTCGACCCCCAAACGAAGCTCGGCACCTCGACGCCGAAAGCCGACCCATCAGGTGATTACGCCTGGGAGGTGTTTCGCAAGGCCGAGACTCTCAGGGCAGGCAGCTCGGCCGCGCTCGAGAAGAAGGCGCTGCAGCTCGCCGGCGGGCCCACCAGCCCGCCCGCGCCGCAGGGCCGCTCGATCTATGGCGAGCTCATCGCGCAGGGTGCCGCCGATATCTTCCTGACCTACTGCACCAGCGCGCTGGCCGCCCAGCGGGAGAACCCGGCGCAACAGATCGTGCAACTGCCGGACGCGCTCGCGGTCGGCGCCGATTACGGCCTGACCGTGATGAACGACGCGTCGGTCGCGGCGTATCAATTCGGCATGTTCATTCTCTCGGCGGAAGGCCAGCGGACGCTGGCAAAATACGGTTTTGCCGCGCCCGTTCTGCCGCAATAG
- a CDS encoding substrate-binding domain-containing protein, with the protein MLTRRLLIAATATFVFTGHASAQDKSIVVASTTSTQDSGLFGHILPMFKVKTGIDVKVVAQGTGQALDTARRGDADVVFVHAKPAEEKFLSEGFGVKRYPVMYNDFVLVGPKADPAGIKGSKDIVAALGAIKAKNADFISRGDKSGTHQAEINLWKVAGVDIAKDKGPWYKEIGQGMGAALNTASASNAYVLADRGTWLSFKNRGDLLISVEGDKRLFNQYGVMLVNPEKHPSVKKDLGQQFIDWLVSAEGQKAIADYKINGEQLFYPNANDSGA; encoded by the coding sequence ATGCTCACGCGCCGTTTGCTGATTGCGGCGACCGCCACTTTCGTATTCACCGGCCATGCGTCGGCGCAGGACAAATCGATCGTGGTGGCCTCGACCACCTCGACGCAGGATTCCGGCCTGTTCGGTCACATCCTGCCGATGTTCAAGGTCAAAACGGGAATCGACGTGAAGGTGGTGGCGCAGGGCACAGGACAAGCGCTCGATACCGCGCGCCGCGGCGACGCCGACGTCGTGTTCGTTCACGCCAAACCTGCGGAAGAAAAGTTTCTGTCGGAAGGCTTTGGCGTCAAGCGCTATCCCGTGATGTACAACGACTTCGTCCTGGTCGGCCCGAAGGCCGATCCGGCCGGCATCAAGGGCTCAAAGGACATCGTGGCCGCCCTCGGCGCGATCAAGGCCAAGAACGCCGACTTCATTTCGCGCGGCGACAAGTCCGGCACGCACCAGGCCGAGATCAATCTCTGGAAGGTCGCCGGCGTCGACATCGCCAAGGACAAGGGACCCTGGTACAAGGAGATCGGGCAGGGCATGGGCGCCGCGCTCAACACCGCCTCGGCTTCGAATGCCTATGTGCTCGCCGATCGCGGCACCTGGCTGTCGTTCAAGAATCGCGGCGATCTCCTGATTTCCGTCGAAGGCGACAAGCGCCTGTTCAACCAGTACGGCGTCATGCTGGTGAATCCGGAAAAGCATCCGAGCGTGAAGAAGGATCTCGGCCAGCAATTCATCGACTGGCTGGTGTCGGCGGAGGGTCAGAAGGCCATCGCCGATTACAAGATCAACGGCGAGCAGCTGTTCTATCCCAACGCCAACGATTCCGGCGCGTGA
- a CDS encoding ATP-binding cassette domain-containing protein: MRAPASELPIEFDGVTVTAGSVTILDDIALTLAPGAPTVLIGPNGSGKSTLLRVAMGLLAPSRGRITWGGLENIPPLKRAIVFQRPAMLRRSAAANIRFALRAAGIARAAHARRTGELLELVGLGHLADRAARKLSGGEQQRLALARALARDPAVLFLDEPTASLDPTATKAVEDIIRAVSQRNIKVVMATHDLGEARRLAGEVVMLHRGRIVETGVAAAFFDAPQTAEARTFLAGELLV; this comes from the coding sequence ATGCGCGCGCCTGCCAGCGAACTGCCGATTGAATTCGATGGCGTCACGGTGACGGCAGGCTCCGTCACGATCCTTGACGATATCGCGCTCACGCTGGCGCCCGGCGCGCCGACCGTGCTGATCGGCCCTAACGGCTCGGGAAAGTCCACGCTGCTGCGTGTGGCGATGGGGCTGCTGGCGCCCTCACGCGGACGCATTACCTGGGGCGGGCTCGAAAACATTCCGCCGCTGAAACGCGCGATCGTGTTTCAGCGCCCGGCGATGCTTCGCCGCAGCGCCGCCGCCAATATCCGCTTTGCGCTACGCGCCGCCGGCATCGCGCGCGCAGCGCATGCGCGCCGCACCGGTGAGTTGCTCGAACTGGTCGGCCTCGGTCATCTCGCGGATCGCGCCGCGCGCAAATTGTCCGGGGGTGAGCAGCAGCGGCTGGCGTTGGCGCGGGCGCTGGCGCGCGATCCGGCCGTGCTGTTTCTGGACGAGCCGACCGCGAGTCTTGACCCCACCGCCACCAAGGCGGTGGAAGACATTATCCGCGCCGTCAGCCAGCGCAACATCAAGGTGGTGATGGCGACCCACGATCTCGGCGAAGCCCGCAGGCTTGCCGGCGAGGTCGTCATGCTTCACCGCGGCCGCATCGTGGAAACCGGCGTAGCCGCCGCGTTCTTCGATGCGCCGCAAACCGCGGAGGCCAGAACGTTCCTCGCGGGTGAACTACTGGTTTGA
- a CDS encoding ABC transporter permease — translation MPTDATALQLVLSGDPALFAIVRLSLYVSLSAVMLAALIGIPLGALIALTKFPGRQGVIVLLNALMGLPPVVVGLAVYLALSRSGPLGAFGLLFTPGAMIIAQTVLVTPIIAALTRQTVEDLWLEYRDELTAMNLGPLGRVAALIWDARFSLVTALLAGFGRAAAEVGAIIIVGGNIEGFTRTMTTAIALETSKGDLPLAVGLGLVLIAIVIAVNALAWTARRAGERMAG, via the coding sequence ATGCCGACCGACGCCACCGCCCTTCAACTCGTGCTCAGCGGCGATCCCGCGCTGTTCGCGATCGTGCGGCTGTCGCTCTATGTGAGCCTGTCCGCCGTCATGCTGGCGGCGCTGATCGGCATTCCCCTCGGTGCGCTGATCGCGCTGACGAAATTCCCTGGGCGTCAGGGCGTCATCGTCCTGCTCAACGCCCTGATGGGCCTGCCGCCGGTGGTCGTCGGCTTGGCCGTCTATCTGGCGCTGTCGCGCTCCGGGCCGCTCGGCGCGTTCGGCCTGTTGTTCACGCCAGGCGCGATGATCATCGCACAGACCGTGCTGGTCACCCCGATCATCGCCGCGCTGACGCGGCAGACCGTCGAGGATCTTTGGCTCGAATACCGCGACGAACTCACCGCGATGAATCTCGGTCCCCTCGGCCGTGTCGCGGCGCTGATCTGGGATGCGCGCTTCAGCCTGGTCACCGCGCTGCTGGCCGGCTTCGGGCGTGCGGCGGCGGAGGTCGGCGCCATCATCATCGTCGGCGGCAACATCGAAGGCTTCACCCGTACCATGACGACGGCGATCGCGCTGGAAACCTCCAAGGGCGACCTGCCGCTGGCGGTCGGCCTCGGCCTCGTACTGATCGCGATCGTGATCGCCGTCAACGCGCTGGCCTGGACCGCGCGTCGCGCCGGCGAACGAATGGCGGGATGA
- a CDS encoding helix-turn-helix transcriptional regulator produces MPMRELLTTDEAADYLRLSERKLYELVADRAVPCSKVTGRWLFSRAALDRWVSAGLIAPAGLTQVSAPPIVGGSHDPLLEWALRESHSGLASLPEGSEEGLRRLTRGEVMIAAIHLHRLDGDDEAANPEAVANAAGLHDGVVIAFARREQGIVVASGNPLDLSDMASIASSRARMAQRPAGAGAQLLLLALLARAGIAPDDLKLAKPAFPTGPDIAQAIRSGRIDCGIATRSVAKSAGLDFLPLAWERFDLVMRQRDYFMKGPQALFGFMRCAGFPERAGELGGYDVSDAGAVRLVN; encoded by the coding sequence ATGCCTATGCGGGAACTGCTGACGACCGACGAGGCGGCCGACTATCTTCGGCTTTCGGAACGCAAGCTCTACGAGCTGGTGGCGGACCGCGCCGTGCCCTGCAGCAAGGTCACCGGACGCTGGCTGTTTTCGCGCGCCGCCCTCGACCGCTGGGTTTCCGCCGGGCTGATCGCGCCCGCTGGCCTGACGCAGGTTTCCGCGCCGCCGATCGTCGGCGGCAGTCATGATCCGCTGCTGGAATGGGCGCTACGCGAAAGCCATTCCGGCCTCGCCAGCCTGCCCGAGGGCAGCGAGGAAGGCCTGCGGCGGCTGACCCGGGGTGAGGTGATGATCGCGGCCATTCATCTGCATCGGCTGGACGGCGACGACGAAGCCGCCAATCCCGAAGCGGTTGCCAACGCGGCGGGATTGCACGATGGCGTGGTCATTGCGTTTGCGCGGCGCGAGCAAGGCATCGTGGTTGCATCAGGCAATCCGCTTGATCTGAGCGACATGGCCTCGATCGCGAGCTCCCGCGCGCGGATGGCGCAGCGCCCGGCCGGCGCCGGCGCGCAATTGCTGCTGCTCGCGCTGTTGGCGCGCGCCGGCATCGCGCCGGACGATCTGAAGCTGGCAAAGCCGGCCTTCCCGACCGGCCCCGACATCGCCCAGGCGATCCGCTCTGGTCGCATCGATTGCGGGATCGCGACGCGAAGCGTGGCAAAATCAGCCGGGCTCGATTTCCTGCCGCTGGCCTGGGAGCGCTTTGACCTCGTGATGCGGCAGCGCGACTATTTCATGAAGGGACCGCAGGCGCTGTTCGGCTTCATGCGATGTGCAGGATTTCCCGAGCGAGCGGGCGAGCTCGGCGGCTATGATGTCAGCGATGCCGGCGCGGTGCGGCTGGTGAATTGA
- a CDS encoding threonine ammonia-lyase: protein MSKLPPNLPPDTQSSERRLAVTPDDVTAAAAAIAGSVIVTECDRSRTLSEICGCQLWLKFENLQFTSSFKERGALNRLLALTPEERRRGVVAMSAGNHAQGLAYHANRLGIPATIVMPEGTPMVKIENTRRHGAQTVISGKTLEEAAGFARMHGKAESLVMVHPYDDPLIIAGQGTIALEMIAAAPQLEMLVVPIGGGGLISGIAVAAKALNPELRIIGVQAQLYPSMYNAIKGEGLPMRGDTLAEGIAVKAPGAITTEIIRRLVDDIVLVTEDQIERAVAMLIAIEKTVVEGAGAAGLAAVLAAPERFAGRNVGLVLTGGNIDTRLIASVLTRELAREGRLTQIAIDIVDRPGQLAAVSALLAEAGANIIEVSHQRTFSDLPAKGTLLEVVIETRDRAHLENVMKRLGEAGFTAWLAGRR from the coding sequence ATGTCGAAGCTCCCCCCAAATCTCCCGCCGGACACGCAGTCATCAGAACGGCGCCTTGCCGTCACGCCCGATGACGTCACCGCGGCCGCCGCCGCCATCGCCGGTTCGGTCATCGTCACCGAATGTGACCGGAGCCGGACGCTGAGCGAGATCTGCGGCTGCCAGCTCTGGCTCAAATTCGAGAACCTGCAGTTCACGTCCTCTTTCAAGGAGCGCGGCGCGCTCAACCGCTTGCTGGCGCTGACGCCGGAGGAACGGCGGCGCGGCGTCGTCGCGATGTCGGCCGGCAATCATGCGCAGGGCTTGGCCTATCACGCGAACCGGCTCGGCATCCCCGCGACCATCGTGATGCCCGAGGGCACGCCGATGGTAAAGATCGAGAACACCAGGCGACACGGCGCCCAGACGGTCATTTCCGGCAAGACGCTGGAGGAGGCCGCCGGGTTTGCGCGTATGCATGGCAAAGCCGAGAGCCTCGTCATGGTCCATCCCTATGACGATCCCCTGATCATCGCGGGGCAGGGCACCATCGCGCTCGAAATGATCGCCGCCGCGCCGCAGCTCGAAATGCTCGTCGTCCCGATCGGCGGCGGCGGTCTCATTTCCGGCATCGCGGTTGCGGCCAAGGCGCTGAATCCGGAATTGCGGATCATCGGCGTGCAGGCGCAGCTCTATCCCTCGATGTACAACGCCATCAAGGGCGAGGGCCTGCCGATGCGCGGCGACACGCTGGCCGAAGGCATCGCGGTGAAGGCGCCCGGCGCCATCACCACCGAGATCATCCGCCGTCTCGTGGATGACATCGTGCTCGTGACCGAAGACCAGATCGAGCGCGCGGTGGCGATGCTGATCGCGATCGAAAAGACCGTGGTCGAGGGCGCTGGTGCTGCGGGCCTCGCGGCGGTGCTGGCCGCGCCGGAACGCTTTGCCGGACGAAACGTCGGCCTGGTGCTGACCGGCGGCAACATCGACACGCGGCTGATCGCTTCGGTGCTGACCCGCGAACTCGCGCGCGAGGGACGGCTGACGCAGATCGCCATCGACATCGTCGATCGCCCGGGGCAATTGGCGGCGGTCTCGGCGCTGTTGGCCGAAGCCGGCGCCAACATCATCGAAGTCTCGCACCAGCGCACGTTTTCCGACCTGCCTGCCAAGGGCACGTTGCTCGAAGTCGTGATCGAAACGCGGGACCGTGCGCATCTGGAAAATGTGATGAAGCGGCTCGGCGAGGCGGGATTTACGGCGTGGCTGGCGGGGCGGCGGTGA
- a CDS encoding response regulator gives MNSLGDGSPAEAITVVLVEDDAPTLWRLQDALSKAGYQVKAAGTLAEARACLAQGAPRVLLTDLQLPDGHGVDLIRETRQRFPDTEIMVISILGDEESVISAITVGATGYLLKDAFPTDIAATVRDLVAGHSPISASIARFIVRRTQNTPEPPPGPALNTAKLTPREIDILWGIAKGFSYAEIASHLGLSRQTVPGHIKNIYRKLEVHTRGEAVFEAVQQGLIRL, from the coding sequence ATGAATTCATTGGGCGACGGATCGCCGGCGGAAGCCATTACGGTCGTGCTGGTCGAGGACGACGCGCCGACGCTGTGGCGGCTGCAGGATGCCTTGAGCAAGGCCGGATACCAGGTGAAAGCCGCGGGCACCCTCGCGGAAGCCCGGGCCTGTCTTGCGCAGGGCGCGCCGCGCGTACTGCTGACCGACCTGCAACTGCCCGACGGCCACGGCGTCGACCTGATCCGCGAAACGCGGCAGCGCTTTCCCGATACCGAGATCATGGTGATCTCGATCCTCGGCGACGAGGAAAGCGTGATCTCGGCGATCACCGTCGGCGCGACCGGCTATCTGCTGAAGGACGCGTTCCCGACCGACATCGCCGCCACCGTGCGCGACCTCGTCGCCGGCCATTCGCCGATCTCGGCCTCGATCGCGCGCTTCATCGTGCGGCGGACCCAGAACACGCCCGAGCCGCCGCCGGGCCCCGCCCTCAACACCGCCAAGCTGACGCCGCGCGAGATCGACATTCTCTGGGGCATCGCCAAGGGTTTCAGCTACGCCGAGATCGCCAGCCATCTCGGCCTGTCGCGCCAGACCGTGCCCGGGCACATCAAGAACATCTATCGCAAGCTGGAAGTGCATACCCGCGGCGAAGCGGTGTTCGAGGCGGTCCAGCAAGGCCTGATCCGGTTGTGA